Proteins co-encoded in one Cytobacillus sp. NJ13 genomic window:
- a CDS encoding alpha/beta fold hydrolase, producing the protein MKSDSLLTQWCFNKTLKPESKMRILFFPYACGGASIYRTWQNFFSSDIEAIPIQLPGRENRITENPYYSIEELADHLFEILKPLFDRPVALFGHSMGSLISYELSIRMHQSGIIPAHLFVSAHTAPHKSNRGTQDHLLSDEQLINRLRELSFTPEPVLQNKDLMRLLLPLIRADFAMCENYRFKHNTVLTCPVTVFGGTNDNEVSISELDDWKHYTTSDFSKVVIDGDHFFVHDQASIITTNISNKFPHITIGQ; encoded by the coding sequence ATGAAATCAGATTCTTTGTTGACTCAGTGGTGTTTTAATAAAACTCTTAAACCGGAATCTAAAATGCGTATACTATTTTTCCCTTATGCATGCGGCGGTGCCTCAATTTATCGCACATGGCAGAATTTCTTTTCTTCAGATATTGAAGCTATCCCTATCCAATTGCCGGGAAGAGAAAATCGAATTACAGAAAATCCCTATTACAGCATAGAAGAACTAGCTGATCATCTGTTTGAGATTCTAAAACCTCTATTTGATAGGCCAGTTGCTTTATTTGGACATAGTATGGGCTCCTTAATAAGCTACGAACTATCCATTAGGATGCACCAGTCAGGAATAATCCCAGCCCATTTGTTTGTTTCAGCACATACTGCCCCGCATAAAAGCAATCGTGGTACACAAGACCACTTGTTATCCGATGAACAATTAATTAATAGACTTCGAGAATTATCGTTTACACCAGAACCCGTTTTACAGAATAAAGACCTAATGAGACTTCTGCTTCCATTAATTCGCGCAGATTTTGCCATGTGTGAGAATTACCGATTTAAACACAATACCGTACTTACCTGTCCAGTAACTGTGTTCGGCGGAACTAATGACAATGAAGTATCAATTAGTGAGCTGGATGATTGGAAGCATTACACCACTTCAGATTTTTCAAAAGTTGTCATAGACGGCGATCATTTCTTTGTACATGATCAAGCTTCTATTATTACTACCAATATCAGCAACAAATTTCCGCATATTACTATCGGGCAATAA